The following nucleotide sequence is from Mytilus galloprovincialis chromosome 12, xbMytGall1.hap1.1, whole genome shotgun sequence.
GATGTAGCAGAAATTAACATTTGTTCTATGGAAATGTACCAAAAAATACTTAATCGCTTTCTCTTCTTCTTTTTCAGATCAGCGCGTGAATACACATAGTGTCGTCTGCTCCCAGATGGTAATATATCGGTAGCTAgaataaatggataaaaaaaagtgatttaaaattttaaaagacttcACCTTGTACTTGGAAGTAGTAAGTTTGTTTTATGAGAATTAAGAAAAACAATACTTGAATGATGTGAGCtaaacatttagtgaaaaaacatTCTTAATTATTTACCAGTCAAACATTCAAAATGGTGGATTTCGATAAGTTGGACAGCGACACCTTACAAGATACCTTTCGGTTATTAGATGATTTTAACGAGGAAGGATTTAATTGGAGGGACATGAACATATTTTCTCAACCTGCCGATGAATACATAGAGAACTTTTTTAGTCGAAAGAAACAAAAAAGTCGGACGGACAAATTATTTTCTTCTTTCCCCTCATTTGCATCAAGTGCAAGAAGTTCTGTTGATGCGGACGCTAAATTTGCCGATGACGTCTTTTCATTTACTAAAAATAGATTCAGACGTTCAGAGTCTTCATATTCCACGACTTCCGGTTATGAAACATCGAGTTCAAACGAGACTATATCTGAAGAAGTGAATGACAGGAGGAAAGATTCCACAGCAACGCCTTCTCAATCAAACTATTCTAGCCGCTGTTCAACGCCGTCAAAATCTAAATATTCGCCAAGTTCGTCTGCTTCTACgccattaaaatataaatattcgcCATCTTCGTCTGCTTCCACACCATTCAAAACTTACAACAAACAACGCCAAAGGACATATTCACAACGAAATGATTCAGATTTATCTAAAAGACTAGAGAATAAGTTTATGAAAGACGAGAGACATTCAGTACCTCACGAGATTTACTCTGATTGTCCGACAACTCCAGAAGATCACGAACGTCCGCATTCCGTTCCCGTTCATGGCGCGGACGTCAGTGACAGTGATTCTAACTCTAGTATACGCTATTTTCCGAGTATTAGTATGAACAGTTCTCGAGACTCATTGTGTTCTGAACCTTTAGATCGTTTTATGTCTAGATTATCAAGTTTTTCGTCTGGATCCTCTCGGGCGTCATCGGTGGTCCAAGATGATCCATATTCTAGTCCCCGGAAGTCACAACAGGAATACTCACACAAGGGCGACAACCCTTCCAAATTAGAATCAAATAGTTCAAGTAATTTACCAGACGTCCTGAAAGGAGACCCCAATGGACCTCAAGTTAGAAATGTCCCAATTGCAATGCCGCATAAAGAAAAGGAGACATGGACAGAAAAACAAGGAAGAATTGAAGATGCGTTGAAATGGCTTCGGTCAGAACTGGTAAGACATAATTTAGTATTAGAATGTTTCCCCTCTGCCTGTATTTTGATCAGTTGTTAACAATTGCGCTTATAAAATCACTTATATGTGCGGTCAAATTTACCGTTGTCCGGCAGTCCATAACTTAAAAATAACTTAACACCGATGTCATAATGATTGACCTTACATTAATAAATTGCCACAATAACATAACACAGAGGATTTATTTCAATTAAGGTATATCAATATAACTGAATGCAATATAAGATATGTAGAGGCTTTTCATCGACATGTTTACCAATAAATTTCTTAGTATTGCTGGCGAAACTAGACAAagaagggggcattaagttttacccttgtccgtttGTCCGGCCGTCCGTACGTCCGGAAGTTGGTTTCAGTTATCTAAcgttagtttgcctcaaccataTGTATAAAACTtctacacaatgtttattaccacaacACACAGATCAAGTTTCAATTTGGTCGTCTATcgaaattataaataacttcaagatCTACTTCCGGAAGCCCTTCTCAACCAATCTTATAAACGAGGTCCCTAATATGCAAAACATACAAGACGTACACCCATATCTTATCAAAATATACCATACTTTCATTGACACATACTCCATATCTCGTTGACATACCATACTTTCATTGACACATACTCCATATCTCGTTCACATACCATACTTTTATTGATACATACTCCATATGTCGTTGACATACCATACTTTCATTGATACATACTCCATATGTCGTTGACATACCATACTTTCATTGACACATACTCCATATCTCGTTGACATACCATACTTTTATTGAAACATACTCCATATGTCGTTGACATACCATACTTTCATTGACACATACTCCATATCTCGTTGTCATACCATACTTTCATTGACACATACTCCATATCTCGTTGACATACCATACTTTCATTGACACATACTCCATATCTCGTTGACATACCATACTTTCATTGACACATACTCCATATCTCGTTGACATACCATACTTTCATTGACACATACTCCATATCTCGTTGACATATCATAATTTCATTGACACATACTCCATATCTCGTTgacatatcattattttattgACACATACTCCATATCTCGTTGACCTACCATAATTGTATCGATCTATGATAATAAGTTCATACACCATATCTCATTAAAGTTTACTCCATATCTAATTAAATATATCGTAATCTCATTGACATACACTCCTTATTTTATTGGCGTATACCTCATATCTCATTGACATACACTTCATATTTTATTGGCGTATACCTCACATCTCATTGACATACACTCCATATTTTATTGGCGTATACCTCACATCTCATTGACATACACTCCATATTTTA
It contains:
- the LOC143054860 gene encoding uncharacterized protein LOC143054860; the encoded protein is MVDFDKLDSDTLQDTFRLLDDFNEEGFNWRDMNIFSQPADEYIENFFSRKKQKSRTDKLFSSFPSFASSARSSVDADAKFADDVFSFTKNRFRRSESSYSTTSGYETSSSNETISEEVNDRRKDSTATPSQSNYSSRCSTPSKSKYSPSSSASTPLKYKYSPSSSASTPFKTYNKQRQRTYSQRNDSDLSKRLENKFMKDERHSVPHEIYSDCPTTPEDHERPHSVPVHGADVSDSDSNSSIRYFPSISMNSSRDSLCSEPLDRFMSRLSSFSSGSSRASSVVQDDPYSSPRKSQQEYSHKGDNPSKLESNSSSNLPDVLKGDPNGPQVRNVPIAMPHKEKETWTEKQGRIEDALKWLRSELVGLRAQDKVLLSQLKRCHDTIEDLKKQRSQNPHSEDDEEDGHWEDWEIAEFEKRYAENPELAEDLFNLKAKKTGTPIKQDIEAAL